From Leifsonia sp. fls2-241-R2A-40a, one genomic window encodes:
- the otsB gene encoding trehalose-phosphatase, with product MTDTASHRPPASAVALASALQELARTDRLLLALDFDGTLAPFVDVPRGARALPESKAALDRLEHLPDTWVAYVSGRPLSSLETVTEADEDALLIGSHGVEIRFGRDGVSLDLTAEEQNTLARLGEALQALVDSVPGTKLEIKPVGFGVHYRQVAEERGDEVRARAREAAAAVSPDLTIRDGKDIIEFSVREAHKGDGVERLREYTKATAVLFAGDDVTDEDGFSVLRPAQGDVGIKVGEGETAAQYRVADERAIATLLGLLAQAREAHLKSSTD from the coding sequence ATGACAGACACCGCTTCGCACCGCCCGCCCGCCTCCGCCGTCGCCCTCGCCTCCGCGCTGCAGGAGCTCGCGCGGACCGACCGGCTGCTGCTCGCCCTCGACTTCGACGGCACGCTTGCGCCCTTCGTCGACGTCCCTCGCGGAGCCCGCGCGCTCCCGGAGTCGAAGGCGGCGCTCGACCGGCTGGAGCACCTGCCGGACACCTGGGTCGCGTACGTGTCCGGACGGCCGCTGTCGAGCCTCGAGACCGTGACCGAGGCCGACGAGGATGCGCTGCTCATCGGCTCCCACGGGGTCGAGATCCGCTTCGGGCGCGACGGCGTCTCGCTCGACCTCACGGCGGAGGAGCAGAACACGCTCGCCCGGCTCGGGGAGGCGCTGCAGGCGCTCGTCGACAGCGTCCCGGGGACCAAGCTCGAGATCAAGCCCGTGGGGTTCGGCGTGCACTACCGGCAGGTGGCGGAGGAGCGCGGCGACGAGGTGCGCGCCCGCGCCCGCGAGGCCGCCGCGGCGGTGAGCCCGGACCTGACCATCCGCGATGGCAAGGACATCATCGAGTTCTCGGTGCGCGAGGCGCACAAGGGCGACGGCGTCGAGCGGCTGCGCGAGTACACGAAGGCGACCGCCGTGCTGTTCGCGGGCGACGACGTGACCGACGAGGACGGCTTCTCCGTGCTGCGCCCCGCGCAGGGCGACGTCGGCATCAAGGTGGGAGAAGGCGAGACGGCGGCACAGTACCGCGTCGCCGACGAGCGCGCCATCGCCACCCTGCTGGGCCTGCTGGCCCAGGCGCGCGAGGCGCACCTGAAGTCGTCCACAGACTGA
- the otsA gene encoding alpha,alpha-trehalose-phosphate synthase (UDP-forming), with protein MSNRLPVDRVLDDDGNADWRPSPGGLVAALEPVMRAEDGIWVGWAGVAGEDIEPFEAGGINILPVPLSDQELQEYYEGFSNDTLWPLYHDVIAQPSYHREWWETYVKVNRRFARAAASVSAPGAVVWVHDYQLQLVPAMLRDLRPDLVIGFFNHIPFPPYGIYSQLPWRRQIIDGLLGADVIGFQRVADAGNFSRAVRRLKGYETRGPIIEVPIDTDDPEAGSHRHVTTDRRGGLVRTVLARAFPISIDANQYQELARRPEIQARAREIREELGNPEKIMLGVDRLDYTKGIGHRLAAFGELLAEDRLKAEDVTLVQVASPSRERVETYRQLRDEIELTVGRINGDYSTLGHTAIAYLHHGYPREEMVALYLAADVMLVTALRDGMNLVAKEYVATRVDEDGVLVLSEFAGASDELRQALLINPHDIEGLKDAVMQALAMPKRDRTRRMRALRKKVLTNDVARWSASFLDALTRRAHGDHPLQDSPVNRR; from the coding sequence GTGTCCAACCGGCTACCCGTGGACCGGGTGCTGGACGACGACGGCAATGCCGACTGGCGGCCGTCTCCCGGCGGCCTCGTTGCGGCGCTGGAGCCGGTCATGCGGGCCGAGGACGGCATCTGGGTCGGCTGGGCCGGAGTCGCGGGCGAGGACATCGAGCCCTTCGAGGCCGGCGGGATCAACATCCTGCCCGTCCCGCTCTCCGACCAGGAGCTGCAGGAGTACTACGAGGGCTTCTCCAACGACACCCTGTGGCCGCTGTACCACGACGTCATCGCGCAGCCGAGCTATCACCGCGAGTGGTGGGAGACGTACGTCAAGGTCAACCGCCGGTTCGCGCGGGCTGCGGCGTCCGTGTCCGCCCCGGGGGCGGTCGTCTGGGTGCACGACTACCAGCTGCAGCTCGTCCCCGCCATGTTGCGGGACCTGCGACCGGACCTGGTGATCGGCTTCTTCAACCACATCCCGTTCCCGCCGTACGGCATCTACTCGCAGCTGCCGTGGCGCCGCCAGATCATCGACGGACTGCTCGGGGCCGACGTCATCGGCTTCCAGCGCGTCGCCGACGCGGGCAACTTCTCCCGCGCCGTCCGCCGTCTGAAGGGCTACGAGACGCGCGGCCCGATCATCGAGGTGCCGATCGACACCGACGACCCGGAGGCCGGTTCGCACCGCCACGTCACCACCGACCGCCGCGGCGGCCTGGTGCGCACGGTGCTCGCGCGGGCGTTCCCGATCTCGATCGACGCCAACCAGTACCAGGAGCTCGCCCGGCGCCCGGAGATCCAGGCGCGAGCCCGCGAGATCCGCGAAGAGCTCGGGAACCCCGAGAAGATCATGCTCGGCGTCGACCGGCTCGACTACACCAAGGGCATCGGCCACCGCCTCGCGGCGTTCGGCGAGCTCCTCGCGGAAGACCGGCTGAAGGCCGAGGACGTCACGCTCGTCCAGGTCGCGAGCCCGAGCCGCGAGCGCGTCGAGACCTACCGCCAGCTGCGCGACGAAATCGAGCTGACCGTCGGCCGCATCAACGGCGACTACTCCACCCTCGGGCACACCGCGATCGCCTACCTCCACCACGGCTACCCGCGCGAGGAGATGGTGGCGCTGTACCTGGCCGCCGACGTGATGCTGGTGACCGCACTGCGCGACGGCATGAACCTGGTGGCCAAGGAGTACGTGGCGACGCGCGTGGATGAGGACGGCGTGCTCGTGCTCAGCGAGTTCGCCGGCGCCTCCGACGAGCTCCGCCAGGCGCTGCTCATCAACCCGCACGACATCGAGGGCCTCAAGGACGCCGTGATGCAGGCGCTCGCGATGCCCAAGCGCGACCGCACCCGCCGGATGCGTGCGCTCCGCAAGAAGGTGCTCACCAACGACGTGGCGCGCTGGTCGGCCTCCTTCCTCGACGCCCTGACGCGCCGCGCGCACGGCGACCACCCGCTGCAGGATTCGCCGGTCAACCGGCGCTGA
- a CDS encoding SGNH/GDSL hydrolase family protein, which translates to MRPEASPNPRARRTRRALGAAGVLASAALLALLTACSGAPTSAETPRAASTAAPAPTATPDPFPTEPVTASTRYVALGDSFAAGLGGGDEQGKCRLSPNSYPSTFARKTGVDLVVNAACAGATTSDLLKHQLIALDDRTDLVTLSIGGNDLGVAAIAGDCAAGKATACRNEVTAALSLLNVLPDRLDTVYSAVAQAAPNARIVVTGYAPLYDASDPSAPDFQTAAAINAATLGLNEVIRQAVEEQRDAGKPMMYLPVAFAGHAIGDRRPWLNTTGADVFHPTAEGYAEYASRLIQLLGKGH; encoded by the coding sequence ATGCGACCCGAAGCATCCCCGAACCCGCGCGCTCGCCGAACCCGGCGCGCGCTCGGTGCTGCCGGCGTGCTCGCGTCGGCCGCCCTCCTCGCCCTGCTGACCGCCTGTTCCGGCGCCCCGACCAGCGCCGAGACTCCGCGCGCCGCATCCACCGCCGCTCCCGCGCCGACGGCGACCCCGGATCCGTTCCCCACGGAGCCCGTCACCGCATCGACCCGCTACGTCGCCCTCGGCGACTCGTTCGCGGCGGGCCTCGGGGGAGGCGACGAGCAGGGCAAATGCAGGCTCAGCCCCAACAGCTACCCGTCGACGTTCGCCCGCAAGACCGGCGTCGACCTGGTCGTCAACGCCGCGTGCGCCGGAGCGACCACCTCCGACCTCCTGAAGCACCAGCTGATCGCGCTCGACGACCGGACGGATCTCGTCACGCTCAGCATCGGCGGCAACGACCTCGGCGTCGCCGCCATCGCGGGCGACTGCGCTGCCGGCAAGGCGACCGCCTGCCGGAACGAGGTCACCGCCGCGCTGTCGCTGCTCAACGTGCTGCCCGATCGCCTCGACACGGTCTACAGCGCAGTCGCGCAGGCTGCCCCGAACGCACGGATCGTCGTGACCGGCTACGCCCCCCTCTACGACGCGTCCGACCCCAGCGCCCCCGACTTCCAGACGGCGGCGGCGATCAACGCGGCGACGCTCGGACTCAACGAGGTCATCCGCCAGGCGGTCGAGGAGCAGCGGGACGCCGGCAAGCCGATGATGTACCTGCCCGTCGCCTTCGCCGGGCATGCGATCGGCGATCGCAGACCGTGGCTCAACACGACGGGCGCCGACGTCTTCCACCCGACCGCGGAGGGATACGCCGAGTACGCGAGCCGACTCATCCAGCTGCTCGGGAAGGGGCACTAG